A single region of the Oenococcus kitaharae DSM 17330 genome encodes:
- a CDS encoding DUF4062 domain-containing protein, which yields MENRKLQVFISSTYTDLKEERQVAVQAVLRSGNIPAGMELFKADDKSQMAVIDNWIDQSDVYLLILGGRYGSLDKESNKSYTQLEYEYALSKQTPVFAIVLSDKFLQDKANKTSKETIYEQQNRTLYNNFKDQVTSKMVEFASDAKDIRSSILAKMYDFKDDKKLIGWIRTNEVEQNSSLLRTE from the coding sequence ATGGAAAATAGAAAATTACAAGTCTTTATTTCATCCACCTATACAGATCTAAAGGAAGAGCGTCAGGTTGCTGTCCAAGCCGTTTTAAGATCAGGGAACATTCCCGCCGGAATGGAACTCTTTAAAGCTGATGATAAGTCACAGATGGCCGTGATTGACAACTGGATTGATCAATCGGACGTCTATTTGCTGATTTTAGGTGGCAGGTATGGTAGCTTGGATAAAGAATCCAACAAAAGTTATACCCAACTAGAGTACGAATATGCCCTGTCAAAACAAACTCCAGTTTTTGCCATTGTGTTATCGGATAAGTTCTTACAGGACAAAGCAAATAAAACAAGCAAAGAAACAATTTACGAACAACAGAATAGGACCTTATATAATAATTTCAAAGACCAAGTTACATCTAAAATGGTTGAATTTGCGAGCGATGCCAAGGATATACGATCAAGTATTCTGGCCAAAATGTACGACTTCAAAGACGATAAAAAGCTTATTGGCTGGATTCGCACCAACGAAGTTGAACAAAACAGCAGTCTGCTAAGAACTGAATGA
- a CDS encoding PTS sugar transporter subunit IIC — translation MPIVLQNILIILLAAEMAWDTGSGGQIFNNWPVTIGLVMGIIMGDTQTALIVAGTLQLMSLGVAGIGGSSVPEYGLATIVSVYLAISTGANTGTAVAVGLPVGMLTLQLDVIVKFINNFFAHLSQRYLHEKKFEKMQWSFIASVLVWTLKYVIPVAVVITFGPSIVKVILKVIPQWFTDGLTIAGGMLPVVGVGMLMRFMPTKKYLTFLIVGFVFSAYLQLPILGIALLGAAAAYFLYQTRVKNLSQVQTAGTSNTNQGDDYDE, via the coding sequence ATGCCAATCGTATTACAAAACATTCTGATTATTCTACTCGCTGCCGAAATGGCATGGGATACAGGATCTGGTGGCCAAATATTTAATAATTGGCCGGTCACTATTGGTCTAGTCATGGGAATCATTATGGGGGACACTCAGACTGCCTTAATTGTGGCGGGTACTTTGCAGCTAATGTCCTTGGGTGTTGCTGGCATCGGGGGCTCCTCGGTTCCTGAGTATGGTTTAGCTACTATTGTGAGCGTATATCTGGCTATCAGTACTGGCGCCAATACGGGTACTGCTGTTGCTGTTGGTTTACCGGTGGGTATGCTGACGCTACAATTGGACGTTATTGTTAAGTTCATTAATAACTTTTTTGCTCATCTATCTCAACGCTACTTACACGAAAAAAAATTTGAAAAGATGCAATGGTCTTTTATTGCCTCGGTATTAGTTTGGACATTGAAATACGTAATTCCTGTTGCCGTTGTTATTACGTTCGGCCCTTCAATTGTCAAAGTAATTTTAAAGGTGATTCCGCAATGGTTTACTGATGGCTTGACTATTGCTGGTGGCATGCTGCCGGTTGTCGGAGTTGGCATGCTGATGCGCTTTATGCCAACAAAAAAGTATTTGACATTTTTGATCGTTGGGTTTGTCTTTTCTGCCTATTTACAACTACCGATTCTAGGGATTGCGTTGCTTGGGGCTGCCGCTGCATATTTCTTGTATCAGACACGCGTTAAAAATTTGAGTCAAGTACAAACTGCTGGTACTAGCAATACTAACCAAGGAGATGACTACGATGAGTGA
- a CDS encoding PTS system mannose/fructose/sorbose family transporter subunit IID, whose amino-acid sequence MSEPRKLTEKEKKAMYRRWIFTAGLGYNYETQQAPSVAFSMAKALRKIYPNDDDYIKAMDNHYKYFNITPQMGNVILGATLAMEEKDGIKAYDAVQNLKTSLMGPLSGVGDSVFWILFPTIMGSIAGYMALQGNPIGAIIWIAMYVALYFVKMWLFKLGYTSGVRLITTLGERINIFTDAVSAMGLMVVGTLIATVVKVYTPLTFITGKVKLSVQTGIFDKIMPGLLPVGLAILVYWLLGKKSWSPSKIILLIIVISLAGAATGILGITPTK is encoded by the coding sequence ATGAGTGAACCGCGTAAGTTAACTGAAAAAGAAAAGAAGGCCATGTATCGTCGCTGGATTTTTACTGCCGGCTTAGGATACAACTATGAAACTCAACAAGCACCATCAGTAGCTTTCTCTATGGCTAAGGCGTTGCGTAAAATTTATCCAAACGATGATGATTACATCAAAGCAATGGATAACCATTACAAATATTTTAATATTACCCCCCAAATGGGCAATGTTATCTTAGGCGCGACCTTAGCAATGGAAGAGAAAGATGGAATCAAGGCTTATGATGCTGTGCAAAACTTGAAAACATCACTCATGGGCCCACTTTCCGGCGTTGGTGACTCGGTCTTTTGGATTCTTTTTCCAACGATTATGGGTTCCATCGCCGGCTATATGGCTCTCCAAGGTAACCCAATCGGTGCGATTATCTGGATAGCTATGTATGTGGCATTATATTTTGTGAAAATGTGGTTATTTAAGCTTGGTTACACTTCTGGTGTTAGGCTCATTACTACCCTAGGTGAACGAATCAATATTTTCACGGATGCCGTTTCTGCAATGGGCCTAATGGTTGTTGGCACATTGATTGCTACTGTAGTCAAGGTTTATACACCACTGACATTTATTACTGGGAAAGTTAAATTATCTGTTCAAACGGGTATTTTCGATAAAATTATGCCTGGATTACTGCCAGTTGGCTTAGCCATATTAGTTTATTGGCTTTTAGGGAAAAAGTCTTGGTCACCATCAAAAATAATTTTATTAATCATTGTTATTTCCTTAGCTGGCGCTGCAACAGGCATTCTCGGTATCACGCCAACCAAGTAG
- a CDS encoding recombinase family protein, with translation MSLVFYARVSSTDQNLARQLARAKKVQADKIFADKLSGKDIQRPEFIKCLTYLREGDTLEVLSLDRLSRNYQDIKNIVSELRHKHVAFIADDLPNLATGNPLIDQFMLDMIIGLMSFVAQNEREKIKERQRQGIIEAKKRGAYIGKQLEYAPNSVNPGKRAIYFGLQAAYQSQTYSITQLAQQYGIARSTVYRVMKRIKEEE, from the coding sequence ATGAGTTTAGTCTTTTATGCCAGAGTCAGTTCCACAGATCAAAATCTCGCTCGACAGTTAGCTAGAGCCAAAAAGGTTCAGGCTGATAAAATTTTTGCTGACAAGTTATCCGGGAAAGACATTCAACGGCCAGAATTTATCAAGTGCCTAACTTACTTAAGAGAGGGCGATACCTTAGAAGTCTTGAGCTTAGATCGGCTATCCAGAAACTACCAGGATATTAAAAACATTGTTTCTGAACTCCGTCATAAACATGTGGCCTTCATTGCTGACGATCTGCCTAATCTGGCAACTGGCAATCCTTTAATTGATCAATTTATGTTGGATATGATTATCGGCCTCATGAGCTTTGTCGCTCAAAATGAAAGAGAGAAGATTAAAGAAAGACAAAGACAAGGGATTATCGAAGCCAAAAAGCGTGGCGCTTATATTGGCAAGCAATTAGAATATGCACCCAACAGCGTGAATCCTGGTAAGCGTGCTATTTACTTTGGCTTACAAGCCGCTTATCAGAGTCAGACTTATTCCATCACACAATTAGCCCAGCAGTATGGCATTGCCCGTTCAACGGTTTATCGGGTTATGAAACGGATTAAAGAAGAGGAGTAA
- a CDS encoding PTS sugar transporter subunit IIB — translation MSVISARIDQRLIHGVTVNQWNRALQPKRYMVVDDQVSQDETVKASMRMSKPAGTGMSIINQEKAIANFKNGNYDNQRVFLIVKEPAVVLALLNGGVKIPEVNVGVIFEDNGRTPLTGRVAIDHQELTDLKKIQDQNIPVFIQYTPEESKLSLDNAIKGKDI, via the coding sequence ATGTCAGTTATATCTGCACGAATTGACCAAAGACTGATACATGGCGTCACGGTCAACCAGTGGAACCGTGCTTTGCAACCAAAACGTTATATGGTTGTGGACGATCAAGTGAGTCAAGACGAAACCGTGAAGGCTAGCATGCGCATGAGCAAACCAGCAGGTACGGGCATGTCTATTATTAATCAAGAAAAGGCTATTGCGAATTTTAAAAATGGTAACTATGATAATCAGCGTGTTTTTTTAATCGTCAAAGAGCCTGCTGTGGTTCTTGCTCTGCTAAACGGAGGTGTCAAAATACCGGAAGTGAATGTTGGTGTTATTTTTGAGGATAATGGTCGAACCCCTCTAACGGGTCGTGTTGCTATTGACCATCAGGAATTGACCGACTTAAAAAAAATTCAAGATCAAAATATCCCCGTATTTATCCAATACACACCAGAAGAATCAAAACTGAGTTTAGATAATGCCATTAAAGGCAAAGATATTTAA
- a CDS encoding glycoside hydrolase family 13 protein has product MTTNNWWKTSTVYQIYPQSFKDSNGDGIGDLNGITESLPYLKKLGIDVIWLNPIYESPLVDNGYDISDYYKLDSQYGTMADFENLLTQTHALGIRLVMDLVVNHTSNKNKWFEESKKSQDNDYADWYIWKDPKPDGSVPNNWGSSFGGSAWTYVPERKQYYLHLYAPEQPDLNWENEEVRDAIYKMMKFWFEKGVDGFRMDTISLLSKVQSFPDAPLEPGRKYGSAYFGAANGPRIHEFLQEMNREVLSKYDVMTVGETPHTTSDQAKLYTDPERHELNMVFQFEAMHSDYGYYGRYSDLRFKLSDMRRIMNHWQLAMDGHGWNSLFWGNHDQPRAVSRFGDDGEFRVQSAKMLATVLHFQQGTPFVFQGEEIGMTNAHFTKINEYEDVEALNIYRDLKALGLDEKLIMSMLANKSRDNSRTPMQWDKTENAGFTTGTPWYQVNSNYQQVNVKQALIDPNSIFYYYKNLIKLRHDLPIISQGRFIPLSEDDSDVYAYIRQLDHQQLLVVGSFNRHKIRFAVNESFAVDQAKLLIDTYGDKPEYRKNILYLRPYEGAVLKLG; this is encoded by the coding sequence ATGACGACGAATAATTGGTGGAAAACAAGCACTGTATATCAAATTTATCCTCAGAGTTTTAAGGATAGTAATGGTGATGGCATTGGTGATCTTAACGGTATCACAGAGTCGCTGCCTTACCTCAAAAAATTGGGTATTGATGTCATCTGGTTAAACCCCATTTATGAATCACCATTGGTTGATAATGGCTATGATATTTCAGATTATTACAAACTAGATTCGCAATATGGTACTATGGCTGATTTTGAGAATTTGCTTACCCAGACTCACGCTTTAGGAATCCGCTTAGTGATGGACTTAGTTGTGAACCATACTTCAAATAAAAATAAATGGTTTGAGGAGTCAAAAAAAAGCCAAGATAATGATTATGCTGACTGGTATATTTGGAAAGATCCGAAGCCAGATGGTTCAGTACCAAACAATTGGGGCAGTTCATTTGGCGGTTCTGCTTGGACTTATGTTCCGGAACGAAAACAATATTATTTGCATCTTTACGCACCAGAACAGCCCGATTTGAACTGGGAGAATGAGGAAGTTCGTGATGCTATTTATAAAATGATGAAATTCTGGTTTGAGAAAGGAGTTGATGGTTTTCGGATGGATACCATCAGCTTATTATCAAAGGTACAAAGTTTTCCGGATGCGCCACTAGAACCAGGCAGGAAATACGGATCAGCCTACTTTGGCGCTGCAAATGGACCCCGGATTCATGAATTTTTACAAGAAATGAACCGAGAAGTTCTAAGCAAATATGATGTTATGACAGTTGGTGAGACGCCACATACGACATCCGATCAAGCTAAGCTTTATACAGATCCCGAACGTCATGAATTGAATATGGTTTTCCAATTTGAAGCGATGCATTCCGATTACGGCTATTATGGTCGATATTCGGACTTACGCTTTAAATTAAGCGATATGCGCAGAATTATGAACCATTGGCAACTCGCTATGGATGGTCATGGATGGAATTCTCTATTCTGGGGGAACCATGATCAGCCTCGAGCTGTGTCACGCTTTGGTGATGATGGTGAATTCAGAGTACAATCAGCTAAAATGTTGGCTACGGTGTTACATTTTCAGCAGGGAACTCCTTTTGTGTTCCAAGGTGAAGAAATTGGCATGACAAATGCTCATTTCACTAAGATCAATGAGTATGAAGATGTTGAAGCACTGAACATTTATCGAGATCTCAAGGCGTTAGGACTAGATGAGAAGCTGATTATGTCAATGCTAGCTAATAAATCCCGTGATAATTCACGTACTCCGATGCAATGGGATAAAACAGAAAATGCTGGTTTTACCACAGGCACACCTTGGTACCAAGTGAATTCTAACTATCAACAGGTCAATGTGAAACAGGCTTTAATCGACCCAAATTCGATATTTTATTATTACAAAAACTTAATTAAGTTGCGGCATGATTTGCCTATTATTAGTCAGGGTCGGTTTATTCCATTATCTGAAGATGATTCAGATGTGTATGCTTATATACGTCAATTGGATCATCAACAACTACTAGTGGTCGGGTCTTTCAATAGACATAAAATTCGTTTCGCTGTGAATGAGTCCTTTGCTGTTGATCAGGCGAAATTATTGATTGATACTTATGGAGACAAACCTGAGTATCGGAAGAATATCTTGTATTTACGTCCCTATGAAGGAGCAGTATTAAAACTTGGTTAA
- a CDS encoding PTS sugar transporter subunit IIA: MKRHYIIASHSTLSAGMAEAAKFFIGDKQDIKVITAYVDNQPVDAQIASLFKSFPKEDEVVMLTDIMAGSVNQKAFPYIHREHTHIVSGFNLALVLGFLMEPESKYISHERAVNLVADGQKQVIYMNDYKPEVADDDE, from the coding sequence ATGAAACGTCATTATATCATTGCTTCACACAGTACTTTATCTGCCGGTATGGCTGAGGCTGCCAAGTTCTTTATTGGTGATAAACAAGATATTAAAGTTATCACAGCTTATGTTGATAATCAGCCCGTTGATGCACAGATTGCTTCTTTGTTTAAAAGCTTTCCAAAAGAAGATGAAGTGGTGATGCTAACAGACATCATGGCCGGATCGGTTAACCAAAAAGCGTTTCCTTACATTCATAGAGAACATACGCATATTGTTAGTGGTTTTAACTTAGCCTTGGTACTAGGATTTTTAATGGAACCAGAATCGAAATATATTAGCCATGAGCGAGCAGTGAATCTAGTTGCCGATGGACAAAAACAAGTTATCTACATGAATGATTACAAGCCGGAGGTAGCTGATGACGACGAATAA
- a CDS encoding LacI family DNA-binding transcriptional regulator — protein MNDVAREAKVSRGTVSNYLNKERVLPESATRIKAAISKLHYVRNAAAAEMRTQSSRYVVFITPTVWTPFFAELTYHIQKALNQKNYKMILCVSNSRYDEEREYVEMAQEQKVAGIISISYSQMNRHVAPGMPLVSIEKDVTGLFPMVSSDNYSGGQLAAATLKQSGAKRQYFLGATHLESAAMQARYDGFKDYCEEHNIEFDIFKVPEIKDEKSLALKGISVMLNQLANSNKLIGSGIFTMSDEYGMAVYRQLQDMKVPVPAAVQIIGFDGGRATASDTPLLTSIRQPVSEIARTAVDEFNKMIHHQLEGPVPRIQLPISLYQGQTTQESK, from the coding sequence ATGAATGATGTTGCCCGTGAGGCCAAGGTCTCTCGTGGCACGGTGTCTAACTATTTGAATAAGGAACGTGTCTTGCCAGAATCTGCCACTAGGATCAAAGCGGCGATTTCGAAATTACACTATGTGAGAAATGCCGCGGCTGCAGAAATGCGGACTCAAAGTTCGCGTTATGTTGTCTTTATCACGCCTACAGTTTGGACGCCATTCTTTGCTGAACTAACTTATCATATTCAAAAAGCCTTAAATCAGAAAAATTACAAGATGATCTTGTGCGTTTCTAACAGTCGATATGATGAGGAACGAGAGTACGTCGAGATGGCACAAGAACAAAAAGTTGCTGGCATTATCTCCATTTCGTATTCGCAAATGAACCGGCATGTTGCCCCTGGGATGCCCTTAGTTTCAATTGAAAAAGATGTGACAGGTTTATTTCCAATGGTCTCATCTGATAACTATTCTGGTGGCCAATTGGCGGCGGCTACTCTTAAGCAGTCTGGTGCTAAACGCCAATATTTCTTAGGGGCAACCCATCTTGAGTCTGCAGCAATGCAGGCACGATATGATGGTTTTAAGGATTATTGTGAGGAACATAATATTGAGTTTGATATTTTCAAAGTTCCTGAAATAAAAGATGAGAAAAGCCTTGCTTTAAAAGGGATCAGCGTCATGTTAAACCAGCTGGCCAATAGCAATAAATTAATCGGGAGCGGTATTTTTACCATGTCTGATGAGTATGGGATGGCAGTCTATCGTCAATTACAAGACATGAAAGTACCGGTTCCTGCTGCCGTCCAAATTATTGGTTTTGATGGTGGACGAGCGACGGCCAGCGATACACCGCTTTTGACTTCTATTCGTCAACCGGTTTCTGAGATTGCTCGAACAGCTGTCGATGAATTCAATAAAATGATTCATCACCAACTGGAGGGCCCGGTTCCTCGTATACAATTACCCATTTCTTTATACCAAGGACAAACTACACAAGAGAGTAAATAA